A stretch of alpha proteobacterium HIMB59 DNA encodes these proteins:
- a CDS encoding quinolinate phosphoribosyltransferase family protein (PFAM: Quinolinate phosphoribosyl transferase, N-terminal domain) codes for MNNKTKKDFIKSYTDNYFLKSKQIIKKYGDVDVTYAVFIRRPGIVALKLAIDWIKSVAKDRKIKIQTNTPFKEGEYFGAGEPILYIKGSFQHIVDLETLFLQKIGPACIAAANAYQMCIDLPKTSFIAMDARHCAGSEMSELMSYAASVGSKAAKKNKSLGFVGTSIAATSHYFPSNKALGTMPHAIIGYAGSTLEAVKMFHQTFPKNDLVVLPDYFGKEITDSIQVCNYFDNLSKKGKVFIRLDTPSGRYIEGLDTAKSYEVLEKFAPGSIKEYRSDDELKHLVGPGVSASAIWHLRSQLDKFGFKKVKIIASSGFTNDKCKAMALAKTPIDIIGTGSYLPEKWSETYATADIIKYGKTPRVKVSREYLLKKLK; via the coding sequence ATGAATAACAAAACTAAGAAAGATTTTATTAAATCCTACACCGATAATTATTTTCTAAAATCTAAACAGATAATAAAAAAATATGGGGACGTAGATGTTACTTATGCTGTTTTCATCAGAAGACCAGGCATAGTAGCTTTGAAGTTAGCAATTGATTGGATAAAATCAGTAGCTAAGGATAGAAAAATAAAAATTCAAACCAATACACCATTCAAAGAGGGTGAATATTTTGGTGCCGGAGAACCAATTCTTTATATCAAAGGATCATTTCAGCATATAGTTGATCTTGAAACTCTTTTTTTACAAAAGATTGGTCCCGCTTGCATAGCGGCTGCAAATGCTTATCAAATGTGTATTGATCTTCCAAAAACTTCTTTTATAGCTATGGATGCAAGACATTGTGCCGGTTCTGAAATGTCTGAATTAATGTCTTATGCTGCTTCTGTTGGTTCAAAGGCTGCAAAAAAAAATAAATCACTTGGTTTTGTGGGTACCTCTATAGCTGCAACTTCTCATTATTTTCCCTCAAATAAAGCTTTAGGAACCATGCCTCATGCGATAATTGGTTATGCAGGTTCAACATTAGAGGCGGTAAAAATGTTTCATCAAACTTTTCCGAAAAATGATTTAGTAGTACTGCCAGATTATTTTGGAAAAGAAATTACTGACTCAATTCAAGTATGTAATTACTTTGATAATTTATCTAAAAAAGGAAAAGTATTTATTAGATTAGATACACCAAGTGGAAGATATATTGAGGGATTGGATACGGCAAAGTCCTATGAAGTGCTTGAAAAGTTTGCACCGGGATCAATTAAGGAATATCGTTCGGATGATGAACTGAAACATCTTGTAGGACCAGGTGTTTCAGCTTCAGCAATATGGCATCTTAGATCCCAGCTTGATAAGTTTGGTTTTAAAAAGGTAAAGATTATTGCCTCGAGTGGTTTTACAAATGACAAATGTAAAGCTATGGCTTTAGCCAAGACACCTATAGATATAATTGGAACAGGTAGTTATTTGCCAGAAAAATGGTCTGAGACTTACGCTACTGCAGATATAATTAAATATGGAAAAACACCCAGAGTAAAGGTATCTAGAGAGTATCTACTTAAAAAATTAAAATGA